From a single bacterium genomic region:
- the pgl gene encoding 6-phosphogluconolactonase, translating to MNPDFQVFPDRAALAAAAAAHILDVAGAAIDRGGICRVALSGGQTPEPVYRLLVSARIDWYRVHLFWTDERCVPPDHPESNYGMARRALLDHVPAPPGNVHRIHGEDPPAQAAADYERQLRDHFGAPLPRFDLILLGLGADGHTASLFPNSTALREHKRLVTPVQHPATGQWRVTLTLPSLNAAVSVAVLASGADKAEAVRQTRSGSEPSLPLAQVHPADGHLRWFVDRAATGEEGGERRIGASGPPASETSSKGAHGG from the coding sequence ATGAACCCGGACTTTCAGGTCTTTCCCGATCGCGCGGCGCTGGCCGCAGCGGCGGCCGCACATATCCTTGATGTGGCCGGCGCGGCCATCGACCGCGGCGGCATCTGCCGGGTCGCGCTGTCGGGCGGGCAGACGCCGGAGCCGGTCTACCGCCTGCTGGTCAGCGCTCGCATCGACTGGTATCGTGTCCACCTGTTCTGGACCGATGAGCGCTGCGTGCCGCCCGACCACCCCGAGAGCAACTATGGCATGGCACGGCGCGCGCTTTTGGACCATGTCCCGGCGCCGCCGGGGAATGTACATCGCATCCACGGCGAGGATCCTCCGGCGCAGGCGGCCGCGGACTATGAGCGCCAATTGCGTGACCACTTTGGCGCGCCCCTGCCGCGATTTGATCTGATTCTCCTGGGACTCGGCGCCGATGGGCATACCGCGTCGCTTTTCCCAAACTCAACGGCCCTGCGCGAACACAAGCGGCTGGTAACGCCGGTCCAACATCCGGCGACCGGGCAATGGCGGGTGACACTCACTCTGCCGTCGCTCAATGCCGCCGTGAGCGTTGCGGTGCTGGCTTCCGGGGCCGACAAGGCGGAGGCGGTCCGGCAGACGCGTTCCGGCAGCGAGCCGTCGTTGCCGCTGGCCCAGGTTCATCCCGCGGATGGCCACCTCCGCTGGTTTGTCGACCGGGCAGCGACGGGGGAGGAGGGTGGTGAACGCCGTATCGGGGCTTCCGGCCCGCCGGCATCTGAAACTTCCTCAAAGGGAGCCCATGGTGGTTAA